GTTTCAAAGCAAAAACTACACAAAAGGAAATTCTTGAGGAAATTTCAAAGAGAATTTCTACTGATAAAGAACTTTTGGAATTAAATGATGAAAAAACAGCTGTTCTTGCAAAAAAACTTGATATAAAAAAAGTTGAAAATCAAGTACAAAAAAAAATTTATTTTGCAAGCGCGCTAATTTACTGACTTTATTTTAATAGACCAAATAGTGAAATTCTTGATAGTTTTTTAATAAATGAGAAACAAAATTTTGACCCGGGTCCAATTTTTGTCAAAATTGACCAACAAAAGTACCAAATTGGTGGCTTTTCATCGTTTAGCGCCGAACAAAGAGTGGTTGAAAATAAGGTCATTAAACGTTTTAACTTGTCAAAAAGTGATAATTTTTTGTTTCAACCTGTCTTGCAAATGATGGAAATCAAATTTAATTACCAAGTAGTTTCGAAAAAAATTTATCCAATAATTTGGGTAGTAATTTCCGCAGTTTTTTTCTATTGTATTTTCCGGATTTATTCAAGAAAGGATTATAAATAATGGCCGATTGAATTTTAGTGGTTAATAATTTAACAAAAATTTATACAAAATCAGAAAGCGGTGTTAAAAATATTACTTTCAAAGTAAAAAAAAACCAAATTCATGCATTTATTGGCGAAAATGGCGCAGGGAAAACAACCGTAATTAAATGCATTGTTGATGCTTATCAAAAATTTTCAGGAACAATTTTAATTAACAATTTTTCAAATAAATTACCTGAAGCCAAAAAATTTATTGGTTATGTCCCGGAAAATTCATTTTTTCCTCGCGAGTTTAATTCTTACGAATTTTTATATGAATTTGGGCTTTTATCAAAAATGAAACCAGAAATTGTAAAGAAAAAAATTGACTATTATTTTAAATTTTTAAAAATCGAAAATTTAGCAAAATTAAAACCTTTTAATTTTTCATCTGGCCAAAAGCGGAAAATTATGATAATTCAGTCTTTGATTCACGATCCAGAATTAATTATTTTCGATGAACCTTTTTCAAATCTTGATCCTTCTGCGCGAAATGAGTTTCTTGCAATTATTAAAATTTTACAAAAACAAGGGAAGACAATTTTTTTATCAAGTCATAATCTCCAAGAAATCGATTCATTAATTGATAGTTTAACACTAATAAATAAAGGAAAAATTTATTATTCAGGCGAAAAAACTGAAAGTTTGCAAAAAATGTACCAAAAATATATTCAAAATAGGGAAACAGTTCACTAATGAGAAAAAAAGTTTCTTTATTTTTATTTTCGCTAACACTAGTGCCATTTTTTTCATTTTTTTCATGCAGCAACATTTATCAGTTTTATGACTATACCCCAAAAAGCAGCAATAATTCTTTGCTCAAAAATCAAAAATTACAAGAATTTGTTGACTCTGTTTTCGCAAATAATGAAAGTCAAAAACACGATTATATCGCAAGCCAGCTTAACCAAAATTTAGTAAAAATTTCCACAGAATTAAAATATTCCCTAATTTTTGCAAGGCCTTATTTTGACTTTTCAAATGATGAATATTTTAACACAAGAAAAAGTTCCAATTATACAATCCATTCATATTTAGCGAAAAATTGGTTGTTTTTACTAAAAAATATCGAAAAATTATCCTTTGTTTTCAACCCTTATTTGAGCCGTTTTGTCAAAAACCCAAACGAAATTAAAGCAGAAAAAATTCAAAATAAAACAATCAAAATCACTAATAAGAATTTTGATTTTATCAAAATTGATCGCGAACAAGATCAATTTATAATAAACAACGTTTATTATTTGATTTTTGATAATAACAAATTTATAAGATTTACTGTTTTTGGTTCAAATTCAGAGCTTAAAACCAAATTAGATTATAATATTTTCTATCTTGAACAGCAAATTCCGGATAAATTTTTGTTTGTAAATAGCATCGAAAACTGGATTAAAGCGAAAGAAAAAAGTTATTTTCAGAATAAACTAAATCAAGCAAAAGAAAATCTTAAAGATGAATTTGAAGAGAAAAAGCTTGAATTACAAAGCAAAATTAGCGATTTAGATAGTCAAACTAATCTTGAAGATGAAAATGATAGCAACTTTTGCAGTCTAGAAAATCCAGAAAAATGCAGTGAAGGACAACTAAAATTTTTAGAATCACTCAAAAGTAAATCCGGGTTTGGAAAAAAAGTCTCACAAATTTCTGAATTTTATAAAAACAGTCTAGATCTTGAACTAACACAAGAAAAAACCGCCGAAAATTCTAATTCAAATAGCGAAAATCCAGCGCGTTTAATAAATAATGAAAAACAAGAAAAGCCAAAATCTGAGTTAGCAAAACTTGAAGAAAAATACAAAAAAGATTTAGAGAATCTTGAAACTGATGTCCGAAAACTGATTTATGCTGAGAAAAATGACTTATACCAGTCTAATTTTTTCACTGATATCACTTCAGATATTTCCAGTTTTAACTCACCTTTTAATTTTTATAAATATAGTTTATTTTCAATTGATTTAGAAAAAACCACGGAAAAAGAGCAAAATAAAATATTAAAAAGTCCAGAAAAATCAAATTATTTTAACAAATATAGCGATTTTATTGATAAAAAATTAGAAATTAAAAGCAAAAACGAGACCGAAGAAGAATTTAATTCTCGCAAGGTTTATGAATATATTTTTAATACAATCTGAAAAAACGACGAAAAAGCAAAAGTTTTTTACCTAAATAATTATCGCAAGCAAGAAAATATTGAAAAATTAGAAGCAAAATGAAACACAATACAAAAAAACTTGGTTAATTTACAGTTTGAACGTGAAAATTATGATGCAATTATACAAGAATACGAAAATTTTGTTAGCGAAAATTGGCTTTTTATCCTTGAAAGACTTGATAAAATTGCGCTTTTATTTCATAAATGATACTTATTTCCGGACCAATTTGCTGAAGATGGCAAACTAAAAGTTGCCCACAACCAAGAATTTAAAGATTTTGTGGCAAATCAAGAACCACTTTCTGAGCCATTTTTTTATTCAAATAAATTTCTTGAATCAGTTTCTGAAGGAGATACTTCATTAATTCTTACCACTTTTAAAGATCTTTATATTTTAAAGCAAAACACATTAATAAATTTAAAAATTGAAACATCGGGGATAAAACCAAAAGTTAGATTA
The sequence above is a segment of the Mesomycoplasma flocculare ATCC 27399 genome. Coding sequences within it:
- a CDS encoding ABC transporter ATP-binding protein, giving the protein MADWILVVNNLTKIYTKSESGVKNITFKVKKNQIHAFIGENGAGKTTVIKCIVDAYQKFSGTILINNFSNKLPEAKKFIGYVPENSFFPREFNSYEFLYEFGLLSKMKPEIVKKKIDYYFKFLKIENLAKLKPFNFSSGQKRKIMIIQSLIHDPELIIFDEPFSNLDPSARNEFLAIIKILQKQGKTIFLSSHNLQEIDSLIDSLTLINKGKIYYSGEKTESLQKMYQKYIQNRETVH
- a CDS encoding aromatic motif membrane protein; this translates as MRKKVSLFLFSLTLVPFFSFFSCSNIYQFYDYTPKSSNNSLLKNQKLQEFVDSVFANNESQKHDYIASQLNQNLVKISTELKYSLIFARPYFDFSNDEYFNTRKSSNYTIHSYLAKNWLFLLKNIEKLSFVFNPYLSRFVKNPNEIKAEKIQNKTIKITNKNFDFIKIDREQDQFIINNVYYLIFDNNKFIRFTVFGSNSELKTKLDYNIFYLEQQIPDKFLFVNSIENWIKAKEKSYFQNKLNQAKENLKDEFEEKKLELQSKISDLDSQTNLEDENDSNFCSLENPEKCSEGQLKFLESLKSKSGFGKKVSQISEFYKNSLDLELTQEKTAENSNSNSENPARLINNEKQEKPKSELAKLEEKYKKDLENLETDVRKLIYAEKNDLYQSNFFTDITSDISSFNSPFNFYKYSLFSIDLEKTTEKEQNKILKSPEKSNYFNKYSDFIDKKLEIKSKNETEEEFNSRKVYEYIFNTIWKNDEKAKVFYLNNYRKQENIEKLEAKWNTIQKNLVNLQFERENYDAIIQEYENFVSENWLFILERLDKIALLFHKWYLFPDQFAEDGKLKVAHNQEFKDFVANQEPLSEPFFYSNKFLESVSEGDTSLILTTFKDLYILKQNTLINLKIETSGIKPKVRLNPYVYHFPKTKNKISVKILTEIFHQALYHASKESYLDFENDFVKKFRYNLPAQMIFSEKFKGKNENK